Within Populus trichocarpa isolate Nisqually-1 chromosome 6, P.trichocarpa_v4.1, whole genome shotgun sequence, the genomic segment aaattagaaaaagacaTTATCTTTTCCTTAATAAAACCCATAGAAATGTACTTGAAAGTAGTCACAGGAATTTGAACTTGACCATTTATCCAACCAAGAAACAGAAAATCTTACTCTACTTGAAGACAAGAGCCAACGTCTACCAAGATTTGATCATCCCTTGAACAACAGAAAATCTAACCCTAAAAATACTACAAGAAAGTTGAAAAGGGGACAGGATCACCGAGAGAGAGGGAGCAAGATcagtttttagggtttttatgtGCATTTTATGGGAAATGTTGCGTTGAGCCAGCATGGACAATTGCCCTGCCAAAAACCTGACTTTGCCCCCACTTTTGCACAagtttttgagaaaaattaaaacagtaGTTTTGATTTCCATCTGTTTTAAATCTTGCAACTAATTACTGTTTGTAGTTGATTGATTATCCTAACACTTTCTCCCATCACATTTTCTGCagaatttttacttttatacTCAAACATTGAATTTGAGTAATATTCAACTTCATCAGAACATACAGACATAGGCAATTGagaactaaaaaactaaaaaatcttaatttaaatgCTGTAGTTGATTGACCCTTTCTTTCTCGCTATAACAGggcttgtttttaatttttaatcggaTTATGGACTACAGGgaaaagaagggagaaaaaactaataattccTTGTTTATCATGTAGTTGAAGCAAGGATTTTTCGTGTGGAAAGTGGGCTAGAGCTAACCCTTAAAGGTAGGTGAAAAACGTGAGCAATGTGTGTCAAATGATTAGGACACACAGAGATAACTTCAGTTTTAGACTTTAACAAGACAGGaaactccaataaaaaaacaggaaCAAGAAGTGTTGTTAGTTAAAGCTTTGGTCTAAAGCCTTGTTCGTTTACAAAgtcaaaaaggaaaaggaaagatggAAGTCCTCAAACAGCAAGAGGCAATTGTATTAGACCTAATTAGCCTATCTTTCTTGCCATTCCATTTGCTTGTCCTTAGGGTGCAATATAAGCAACAACAACTCTTGCTAGCTTAGACAAAGATTGTGTTTAGCAGTGCCGTGCAACGGAAATAATACACTGTTTTATCAAACAGGTCTCTGATTGTATTCATTGTGGAAATCTTTTTACTcttgaattattatatatatatatatatatatatatttttttttttttgaagtaataAAACTTAAAGGTGGTTGTCTAGTTTTGATGGCCTGGACATGTATCTAGATCTCTAGCTAGACCAGCCCCAGGTCTAGAGAGAAGGCCACGAAAGGGCAAAGTAGCAGAGGCAGACAAAAGCACAAGGGAAATGCCAGAAAAGACGGTATGTATGTGGCGCAGAATACTACCTATCTTTTCATATATTACTGCCACTGTTCGTGGGGTCATTCTCAGAATGATGGGACTTTGGAGTAGGATGCCATGTCTTATGTCAGCTTCACACTCCAAATTCATCTCCAAAATCCAAAAATGCCTAAAAATTTGAGacagagagaaaggaaagaaaaagatcaCTGGATTACTTGTTAATCTATCCgttgttttagttaattttttaaaattgttgatTCTTGCACGGCCGGATTAACCTATTCATCCACTGATGATTTGAGCTTGATCAAGTTAAtgtcaaaattatttaatttaaaacttgatccAAATAGGCTCTGATTTATGAAATGAATCTATCAAGACaagttgagtttaataattgtgctCCCCATGCTTGAATAAGAAACCCACCATACCATCTTTCTCCCAACAACTCCTCTTCAAGCTGACTACAGGGGATGCCCAATGAAGAACTGGAGTGGTTAAATTGTCAGGGCATACAAGTACGAGTGAAAGTGTCTATATTCAGATGAACAATTTATGAATATCATTAACAGTTCTTCTTCTAGCAGTCAATGAATTTTCAAACATTTGtgtataataaaatagataagtTCTGCAAATTActcttcaaatgatttttttttataatcgaATGAATACTTATTCTGTTCTCATCTTAATGACTTGTACACAATTAAATCCACTCcttttagaatccttttcttcttctttttgtatcTAAAAAATGATGAGATCAAATCTAagtgaatataaaaaaaggcacccttttttatttacatatcaCAAGTGGGTTGTTGTTATCCGGGCcccacataaataaaaaaacaaaaaaaaaaaacacaaaaagacaaaaaaaatattcaaagaaaatcaagaaaatatatcaGTTAGAAGAATATACCAAAATACATAGAAAATTACCGAAAACTGGTTAATcaagatcaaaatatacaagattgaaaaatttaacaGTGTATTTTCAACTGATGAAGGCTCTATTggcaaagaaaaattcaatttgaggaggaaaaatcaaaattaaatgttcaaggactcaattggaatttttcaaggtttaattgaatttattaagggcttaattgcaataaaaaataatttttgaagtcaatttaagctttaattggaagaaattgaagtgtGCGAAtcgaattgtaatttttaagagttaatttgatcaaaccaggggcttaattgcataaatattgaagtttgatgggcaattagggacttgattgaagaaattcaaaaccaagggcCAAACTAAAAAATACACGTGAATATAGAGGCTGGAATCTaccaaatcaggggccaaattaaagagattgaaagtttattggttaattaaaggttaaaatacataaattcagAACCAATGACCAAAATGAAATGGGCGGTCAACGTTGTGGCTGCCAATTGAGTTTGACgggggtgaaattgcatgaaattaaaagtttggagGCCATATGGgtgcaattaaaaacaattggaagaacaatgactcaattaaaatttttcaaatcccaaattaaaaatcctCAACGACGAGTCGTTTAGATTTAATGAAGAGAAAGTGAGTGACTTGTCATTCGGTTGACTGATCTCTGTTTTGACAGTTTTGGTTGATCGAGTTGATAACTTCAAATGAATAAATGTGGAGTTACAACCTCTAAATTGAGCAATGTTGGATCCAAATGAAAGGTGTGCACCCCCTATCAACTTCAGGTGATCTCAGGTGATGATGACATCATAATTTCTCCAACGAGGCCTTGAAAATAGGCAACTTAGTCAACCATGACTAAAACACAATTGTGCAAGAACTGAAATTCTTTTCGTGTGTTCACACACAAAGGCTTCTCAATGGATTCTTATCAAAAGTTTACAACACTTCCCTCAGGATCAAGAGGTTATAAATGGATTCAAAACCTCCTAAAACTCTTGCAAAACCTTATAAATACCTCATCATGATCTAAAGAGAGAAGAGggtgaataaaagaaaaagaaaaaggtaagataagataagaaaaaaaagagaaatatcaaTAAGAAATGTAAGTGTACAGGTTTAAAAGTCTAAACAAAAGTTTTCTTAAGCTTTGCAAGTTTGTAAAAGgtaaattttttcaaagaaaagccAAAAGAGAGTAGTTGTTCTAAATATATCTTGTTGATCCAAAAGTAGGTTATTTGTGgcatgtttttgttgtttttttatttgttttgttttatatttatgtttataaagaTAGAAAAGAGGTTTAAAATGCTTAACAAGTAATGTTGtattcacttttttttgttgtgttttttatttaatgatgttcTTTTGAagcatttttatgtttttgatattttaaagttgtttatatatatatatatatataaacttaaacaacaaattatataatgttgttttagtttttgtttagtttaagtTATACATGTTAAAGTAAGGGTGTTTATCCTAGGTTTGTTAGGCCTGTTCATGCATAAAATGggttcaaaaaatcaattttgaattcaTGTTGCCTGAACATGTGATCTGTTTTAGGTTGGTAGTTTTTGGATTTACTACCTCatgcttgattttgatgttttgatgtttttgttagttttttgaatttaaacatGTCTGTGTATGATATTGTGACTTAGACCTATTTTAGgtagttttatttcaagaaaaaataagtttttgccAAACAGAGtctgaaaaaacaataatttctttttattgtatattgtaaaaaatcctaaaattatttgagcatcttttttcaaagaaaatttaaaatactttagcatgttttgttttaaaaaatattgcatggattttacaataattttgtaaaattccaaaagattttggtttatatttaaaaattatttttggcaagacaatattattaacttttaatgtaaggataaaaagcCTAAAAGGGGTTagtatccaaaatattattagggatgataattatattattcttttaatttaagtataaaaaatcctaaaaagagTTATGTCTAAAATATTATAagggataataattttattactcactttaatataaggataaaaaaattgtatgaggttaatatccaaaatattattatgaataataaaactcATTCACGtctaatataaggataaaatatgcaaagaattttatctgaaatattatttagaataacGCAGTAGCAAAAATTCCAGTTTTACCTTGAAAGAAACCTCAACGATAATTGATGATATTTCACTTTGTCAGACCGAGTTCTTGACCTAGAAAACCAGAGTTTGTTCATCGTAGCAAACCTGTCATAGTAGGACGGTAGAAATAGACATCATCAGACCAttgcaaacaataaaaaacaatgtagcttacctcaAGTAAGGCATACTAGagatgttaatatattttctttacataACCAATCACTTGCCTACAAtctatgaaaaaatcaattagggttcctagtaaccgtattactaggtggtgactctccAACCAACCAAAAGACCTTCCAAACATTGTTCAAAAGGAGTCGCCGCAACGTCGTGTTTTCGCAACAATGGTGCAACATGAATGATGCTTTTAGAATATTCTTAAGGCTATGTTTAGTAatgtagtttaatatgtttatcaaatttctttttgtcTGAAAgggtattaaattgattttttttaatatgtttttttatataattttgatgtgatgatataaaaatataattttaatatattttcaattaatatttttataaaaacccaTTGTACCGCATTATCAAAAATACTCCAAAAGTTATTTAATACTTCTGATCAATCataatatttcctttttttcaagatttattatAAACACTTAAAGATATTATAGTATAAAATAACACTTGTTTAGTATCTTTAATAAATGTCATTCATTTTTAACAcaaatcaacaataaataaaatttaataaatacacTTAAATAACATTGAATCATTCACCTATTTACAGTACCATTTAGATACAATGCATTTGTCACATTGGCATTGATAGTCCTCAAACAAAATGCATcgcattgaattttattttatttttcattaattctaGTTCAACATCACTATCATGGTGAATACAACCCAAAATACATCCTCCaactgttttttaattgatcaaaattagTACCAAATGCcaattcatgaagaaaaaaaaatcccataaaaTATCAACTAgaacaattatataatttgaagaTTAAATGATCACATATTCTTTACAGATAAAATTGTGGGAAAGTTCAGATTCTTggtgaataaaaatataaaatatagaagaaaagaaaggtaggGATTTCATGATGAGAAGAAAGTGGGGATATTCTTTAGCAGCAAGATGCTGTCCTGTGGGATAATGTGAGCTCAAATGGGGACCATCGTTGCCTCATTACCTATCAACAATCATCCTTTCCCctatctttcttttctctatgcAATCAACCATTCATTACCTTTAGCTTTTGCGAATTGCAAAGATGAATTGCTGAGACCTCTCTGCTCAAAAGTTTTGAGTCTTTCCTTCAATAAAAGGTTTCAAGACAACAGTCATactttagaaattaagaaaactaTAGAAGAAGACAATGTTTCTCTTGTCACATGCGCCTAGTGATTTTGGACAGGAATCATTCAGACATGTAACATGTAGCAATTTTTATATGTTGTCTCTGTAATGTAATAGTCATTGTCAAGGAATTTTGGTGTTCTTGGAATTGGTGCTAAATTTCTGGTCACCAGGCAACAAACCAACATTCAAACTCAAGGATTTGaccctttttttaatcttttttcccCTCAATTTTCTTGGCTTTCTTCTGTTGAGCTAATCACAAAGGGGAAATTTGAATCATTAAGCTGAAAAAGTAAAGcagttttattgttatttgcttgAGTCAGATTACATTTAAGTGCAATTCCTACAGGAACATGGAGATTTGACCTTGTACAATGCCCTCAAGTAGTTTACAGCTGGTCTTTTATGACATGCACTTATTCTGTGCAAACTCAAGTATACAATTTCAATGGTGTGAAGGCCTAATTGTGAGTTAagattaaagggaaaaaatggtTGACAAGCTGTCAATAAAGGGGGGCAAGTATATTGTTGAGAAGCAGTCAATTGAAGTTGGCAGGTGCAAATCAAAGTTTTCTCTACAGATATGCATCCTGGTGCAAAGTCGAGAATTCAGACTGCATTACAAAACAACCCCCTACAGTCTCTATAACTGAATGTGTTAAGCATGAGATTAGAGTTTCAAAAGTTTGTTTCCCTGCAATCAAGAATGGCCACTCTTCAGTATGATTGACACACAGATCTCTTATTGTTTATCTTTGTAGATCAAACAACAGCACGTCTGAGTTATTCGTGTTCTTCCGCTGACTTCCTGAATGGAAGATACTTGGAAAGACAATGAATGTGCATTCCGCCAAACTTAAAATGTTTGCCGCCTTCCATGTGCCCAATGCCGGTTTTGGTTCCCTGGTCTAATGGGTTGGTTTTTCTGAACATATCCCTGCTTAGGGAGATCATGCAGCTCCATTACCTGTATCGTTCTTTGCCTCTTGGCtgtggagaaaaaaagaaaacaactgtTAGAGATCATCTGCATCTTCGAATTTGTACAGAAATTTATATAAGAGCATGCTTCGAGTTACTTCATAATATCAAAAAGCACAACTTGGGACCAGTTTCATGCATCACCACATTTCATATCtgattttttgtaaattacTGAAAATCAATCCAAATAAATTACTATTAGTAACAATGATGCAGATTCAGATTTAAAGtagaaatacataaaaaaatctccatGCAAAGACACTAACCATTCTCAGCTTGTTGATACCGCTCCTGGAGTTTCCTTTTTGTGGCCTCAAGTTTCATCTGGACATCAACTTCATCTGAATTCTTCAATTTCTAGATGAACAATAGAGTGTCAGATTAAACTAGAGCGGTAGATTAAAAACTACAGCAATTCCTTTTATACTTACATCTTGCTGGCCAGTTGGAGGCTTTCTCTGGCTGGTAATCTTATCTGTTTTTCGAATTAACTGTGGTTCCTGATTCATCTTCTGCTCAACATTTTGCATTAGAGGTCTTCCAGGTCCAGAATTGGCATTTGAAGGCTTGCTTGCCTTTACAATAGCTTCTTGCCTCCTCATCTGTTGACTCTTGTTGTCCTTGGAAAGGACATTTGCTCCATTAGGAGTGTGCTGTttctgttttgcaaaattttgtttctccaCTGATGGTCTCTGTCCACTTTCACGGTTCTTGATGAATTCCCCACCGTTTCGAGGATCTGAAACAACATCCCCCGTTCATAATCATGAATCTAAGGAGTGGGGAATTCAAATAAAGAACCGAATACCAAAAGCTATCAAAGAGAGGAACAAAGGATAGCAAATTCAACTCACTTCCATCATCATCCATTCCATCAAAGAACTTCATGTAGTGCAGCAACAGGGACACACAAAATGTACAAACAGTTAGTCCCCAAACAGAATACCCTGAgttataatgtaaaaataaatcgaaagataaaaaagaaacatactTGTGAGAGCTCCATTGAAGTAGGTTGAGTAGCAAAGAAAGCTCCTTCATCCAAAGGAGGAGATGGAAGcccttcttcttcatcaacaacaGAGGGATTTACAGAATCGGGAGTACCTTCATCACCTAAAAATCCAAGCATAAAATCAGATGCCAGagagtgttttttaattgggttGGAAAGAATGGTAAAAGCATCTCTACCGATGACAGAGTGCTAGCAAACAAATGGGTACCTCTTATAGCATTTGCAGTACTATACCACTCGTCTACTAAAACTTTCCAGTCTCTGCAACCACATAAGAGAATTTAAAtgttatataattgaaaataaacaaataaaattcagTAGAGCATTCAAGAATCATAAACTAAATGGCGTGCATGAATGAAGTCCAATGTCATCATTTATGGCACCTATACCCTAGGTCTCCAGCAACAAGAAGTAAACTAATTTTCTCATATATATGCTTATACCAAGGTTGAAATGGGTTAAGAAACATGCCACTGCCTGCATATACTTATTGATCACTTGGCTTATTCATACACATATGTAaggtgaagaaaagaaagggcagCTAGCAAACTCAAGCAGCAGATTAACAAATGAAGTAGCTTATTAGGCAGAACTAGCATCTCAAAAAAGTGCCAACAGATTTCATGCTTGAATGGATGCCAAAACTCTGCCAACAGATGTTAGAATATATGATCTTGGCAACCATAGGTATTCAATGTTTGGAGAGTGGCATTAACTCAGCAGTTCATTCTCGGTTCAGCAAAACTGGTGGAGAACTAGCAGAAATGAAAAGTCACCTCATAAACCAAGTTGAATATGATCCAGTCCTATGACATGGTCGAATTGCTAATTATTTAGCACATAGCAACaaactactactactactttGTTATCCATCAAGGCACAAAGAAGCTGTTGTACAACACAGGAAACAAGCACATACTCTATTAGAGTCCGTGCAAGATATCGAATCTGCTTTGATCCATGCTTCCGGAGGACATTGACAGCCTTTCCAATCTCAGTTGCCTGGTGAAAGACAAGCCCCATGAGTACAAAAACTCGAGTAAAAGAATTTGTACTGCCACACAAAATTAATCCAATTCAAAGACTAAAAGAAAGAATGAATCAAACCTTAAGAGTATCCACAGTCAAAGCCATCAGTCGAAGCTTCCTCAAAGATTCAAGCAACACGGAATCAGACTGTCACAAGAACAATCAAAGCACCACCAATCAGACGTCAGAAAACTCAAACACACAGAACAAAGTTTCAGTAATCTCCAACCAAACaacaacaattctaaaaaatctccAAACCCCATTTTAAAGGATCgataaaaccaaataatttaaCAATCCACTCACccaaataagctaaaaaaac encodes:
- the LOC7495686 gene encoding probable mediator of RNA polymerase II transcription subunit 26b yields the protein MKSVSLDYWRNYFRTASSDIFGIIDHAILVAASDCPKEFKLRRDRIAERLFSCRLIKCSGCNRVELAVPGHDEGVSDDGGCCSKRRDGDNSGGVGGGGDDDDDDDVDIDIDDGGFEYEGGGSKGSKVNSSNRDNDIDNGEVNVNDQLVYNFSYGDAEALTDEIEEVSQTVDEVLRIKDILYNSQDESDSVLLESLRKLRLMALTVDTLKATEIGKAVNVLRKHGSKQIRYLARTLIEDWKVLVDEWYSTANAIRGDEGTPDSVNPSVVDEEEGLPSPPLDEGAFFATQPTSMELSQFFDGMDDDGNPRNGGEFIKNRESGQRPSVEKQNFAKQKQHTPNGANVLSKDNKSQQMRRQEAIVKASKPSNANSGPGRPLMQNVEQKMNQEPQLIRKTDKITSQRKPPTGQQDKLKNSDEVDVQMKLEATKRKLQERYQQAENAKRQRTIQVMELHDLPKQGYVQKNQPIRPGNQNRHWAHGRRQTF